A DNA window from Pseudomonas wuhanensis contains the following coding sequences:
- a CDS encoding sulfite exporter TauE/SafE family protein — translation MEFGNFGLVVAGLVVGFIVGMTGVGGGSLMTPILLWFGVNPATAVGTDLLYAAITKSSGVLVHRKNKNIDWAITGWLTLGSVPAVALTLWFLSTLQTSPDAMNAVIKQALGFVLFATALAIFFKKRLLDFAHKRAGGHYNPSGPRLNALTVITGLVLGTMVALTSIGAGALGTVALFILYPMLPTRRLVGTEIAHAVPLTLVAGLGHASMGNMDWHILGYLLVGSLPGIYLGSHLTGRISDELLRPCLATMLVLIGYKLAF, via the coding sequence ATGGAATTCGGTAATTTCGGGTTGGTCGTTGCAGGTCTGGTGGTCGGCTTTATTGTCGGCATGACCGGCGTCGGGGGTGGTTCGTTGATGACCCCCATTCTGTTGTGGTTCGGCGTCAACCCGGCCACGGCGGTGGGCACGGACTTGCTGTACGCGGCCATTACCAAATCCAGTGGCGTGCTGGTTCATCGCAAGAACAAAAACATCGACTGGGCGATCACCGGTTGGCTGACCCTCGGCAGCGTGCCGGCAGTGGCGCTGACGCTGTGGTTCCTGAGCACTTTGCAGACTTCGCCCGATGCGATGAACGCCGTCATCAAACAGGCCTTGGGCTTCGTATTGTTCGCCACGGCGCTGGCGATTTTCTTCAAGAAGCGCTTGCTCGATTTCGCCCACAAACGGGCGGGCGGCCACTACAATCCTAGCGGTCCCCGCTTGAATGCACTGACCGTCATCACTGGATTGGTCCTGGGCACCATGGTGGCCCTGACCTCCATCGGCGCTGGCGCTCTGGGCACAGTAGCGTTGTTCATTCTGTACCCGATGCTGCCTACCCGCCGCCTGGTAGGCACCGAAATCGCTCACGCGGTGCCCCTGACCCTGGTCGCCGGCCTGGGCCATGCGAGCATGGGCAACATGGATTGGCACATTTTGGGCTACTTGCTGGTCGGTTCGCTGCCGGGGATTTACCTGGGCAGCCACTTGACCGGGCGTATCTCCGACGAACTGCTGCGACCATGCCTGGCCACGATGCTGGTGCTGATCGGCTACAAGCTGGCGTTCTGA
- a CDS encoding aldose epimerase family protein, with protein sequence MLHSRYLLSGLGLSLMIATLPAHAVGLSSEHKAFGKTNDGTPVEQYILRNSHGLQATVITYGGILQSLKVPDKNGKLDDVVLGFDDVQGYQSGTAYFGATIGRFGNRLANGAFELDGKRFQMPLNDGSNSLHGGAQGFDKRVWKAEPSKGKDSVGVTLTYLSADGEMGFPGNLKTEVTYSLTENNELRIDYKASTDKPTVLNLTNHSYFNLAGAGNGDVLKQLATLHAARYTPVTGKLIPTGELAPVAGTPMDFTQPTAIGQHIKADHPQLKFAEPKQGGFDFNWVLDAKGDLGKLAADISDPQSGRRLQLYTTEPGVQFYTSNFLDGTVKGKAGKIYPHWGAFTLETQHYPDSPNQPSFPSTRLDPGKRYSQTTVYKFSTL encoded by the coding sequence ATGCTTCACTCTCGATACCTGCTCTCCGGCCTCGGACTGTCCCTGATGATCGCCACCCTCCCCGCTCACGCTGTTGGCTTGTCCAGCGAACACAAAGCCTTCGGCAAAACCAATGACGGCACGCCCGTCGAGCAATACATCTTGCGCAACAGCCATGGCCTGCAAGCCACGGTCATTACCTACGGCGGAATTCTGCAGTCGCTGAAAGTGCCGGACAAAAACGGCAAGCTTGACGATGTGGTGCTGGGCTTCGACGACGTACAGGGTTATCAAAGTGGCACCGCGTACTTTGGCGCGACCATTGGCCGCTTCGGCAATCGCCTGGCCAACGGCGCCTTCGAGCTCGATGGCAAGCGCTTTCAGATGCCGCTCAACGACGGCAGCAATTCGCTGCACGGCGGGGCTCAAGGTTTCGACAAGCGGGTGTGGAAAGCCGAACCAAGCAAAGGCAAGGATTCGGTGGGTGTGACACTGACGTACCTGTCGGCGGACGGTGAAATGGGTTTCCCCGGCAACCTGAAAACCGAGGTCACCTACAGCCTCACCGAGAACAACGAGCTGCGCATCGACTACAAGGCCAGCACCGATAAACCCACGGTATTGAACCTGACCAACCACAGCTATTTCAACCTGGCCGGCGCGGGCAACGGCGACGTGCTGAAGCAGCTGGCGACCTTGCACGCAGCCCGTTACACACCGGTCACCGGTAAACTGATCCCCACCGGGGAACTGGCCCCGGTCGCCGGCACGCCTATGGACTTCACCCAACCGACCGCCATCGGTCAACACATCAAGGCCGATCACCCTCAGTTGAAATTCGCCGAGCCTAAACAAGGCGGTTTCGACTTCAACTGGGTGCTGGACGCCAAGGGTGATCTGGGCAAACTCGCCGCCGACATCAGCGATCCGCAATCCGGGCGCCGCTTGCAGCTCTACACTACTGAACCGGGTGTGCAGTTCTATACCAGCAACTTCCTTGATGGCACGGTCAAGGGCAAGGCTGGCAAGATTTATCCGCATTGGGGTGCGTTTACCCTGGAGACGCAGCATTATCCGGATTCGCCGAACCAGCCGAGCTTCCCGTCCACACGGCTGGATCCGGGCAAGCGCTATAGCCAGACTACGGTGTATAAGTTTTCTACCCTGTAG
- a CDS encoding aldo/keto reductase, translating to MRTLELAGSHVPVIGQGTWRMGEEPSRHTKEVAALRLGIELGMTLIDTAEMYAEGGAEEVVGEAIAGLRDRVFLVSKVYPFNASGQGIPQACERSLRRLNTDYIDLYLLHWRGEYPLEETVEAFERLRESGKIGRWGVSNFDLDDLEELASPACATNQVLYNLEERGIEFDLLPWSQHQRMPVMAYCPISQGGHLLANPTLKQIAARHNVTPAQVALAWILRQNGVIAIPKAVRPEHVQLNAQAAQLRLEVGDLEALDQAFRAPQRKQRLAMV from the coding sequence ATGCGTACTCTTGAGCTGGCCGGCAGCCATGTGCCGGTCATCGGCCAAGGAACCTGGCGCATGGGAGAGGAACCCTCCCGACACACAAAGGAAGTTGCAGCGCTGCGTTTGGGCATCGAGTTGGGCATGACCCTGATCGACACCGCTGAAATGTACGCCGAAGGAGGCGCCGAAGAGGTGGTGGGTGAGGCCATCGCCGGTCTGCGCGACCGGGTTTTCCTGGTCAGCAAAGTCTACCCCTTCAACGCCAGCGGCCAAGGCATCCCCCAGGCCTGCGAGCGCAGCCTGCGGCGGTTGAATACCGATTACATCGACCTCTATCTGTTGCACTGGCGTGGCGAATATCCCCTTGAGGAAACCGTCGAAGCCTTCGAACGCCTGCGGGAAAGCGGCAAGATCGGCCGTTGGGGCGTGTCCAACTTCGATCTGGACGACCTGGAAGAACTGGCCTCACCGGCGTGCGCCACCAATCAGGTGCTGTATAACCTGGAAGAACGCGGCATCGAATTCGATCTGCTCCCCTGGAGCCAGCACCAAAGGATGCCGGTAATGGCCTACTGCCCGATCAGCCAGGGCGGGCACCTGCTGGCCAATCCCACGCTCAAGCAGATTGCCGCCCGTCACAACGTGACACCTGCGCAGGTAGCACTGGCATGGATTCTGCGTCAAAACGGCGTGATCGCCATCCCCAAGGCGGTCCGTCCCGAGCATGTGCAGCTCAATGCGCAAGCGGCGCAATTGCGGCTTGAAGTCGGGGATCTGGAGGCGCTGGACCAAGCTTTTCGCGCGCCACAACGCAAGCAGCGGTTGGCCATGGTCTGA
- a CDS encoding DUF1810 domain-containing protein, with amino-acid sequence MRSTDQLDSFNLPRFVQAQDPVFEWVQEELRAGQKRRHWMWFIFPQFSGLGDSEMSRYFAIRSSEEATAYLEHPLLGPRLRTCTQLVLDIPQSSIAKIFGHPDNLKFHSSMTLFAQVSPKGSLFHQALDQYFHGIPDDWTLSLLDSKQAQLPPNQR; translated from the coding sequence ATGAGAAGTACCGATCAGCTCGACTCGTTCAATTTGCCACGCTTCGTCCAGGCGCAGGACCCTGTGTTCGAGTGGGTGCAGGAGGAGCTGCGCGCCGGCCAGAAACGCCGGCACTGGATGTGGTTTATCTTTCCGCAGTTTTCCGGGTTGGGTGACAGCGAGATGTCCCGCTACTTCGCCATTCGCTCCAGTGAGGAAGCCACGGCGTACCTGGAGCATCCGTTACTGGGTCCACGTCTGCGCACCTGCACGCAACTGGTTCTGGACATTCCTCAAAGCTCGATCGCCAAGATTTTCGGTCACCCCGACAACCTCAAGTTTCACTCATCGATGACGCTGTTCGCCCAGGTTTCGCCAAAAGGCAGCCTGTTTCATCAGGCGCTGGATCAATATTTTCACGGCATACCGGATGACTGGACGTTGTCGCTGCTGGACTCAAAACAGGCCCAGTTGCCCCCCAATCAGCGTTGA
- a CDS encoding DNA polymerase II, whose product MDLQQGFVLTRHWRDTPAGTEVEFWLATDAGPRRIRLPHQPSVAFIPAAQREQAEALLRGEKNVELKPLALLDFEHRPVLGLYCQQHGQLMRLETALRRSGIDVFEADIRPPERYMMERFITAPVLFGGTPGADGLLLDAQMKPDPGYRPKLRLVSLDIETTAQGELYSIALEGCGERQVYMLGPPNGDDSAVDFQLEYCDSRTLLLKKLNEWFARHDPDAIIGWNVVQFDLRVLHEHARRLAVPLKLGRGGEEMQWREHGNGKHYFAAAAGRLIIDGIESLRSATWSFPSFSLENVAQTLLGEGKSIDNPYQRMDEINRMFAEDKPALAKYNLKDCELVTRIFAKTELLTFLLERASVTGLPADRSGGSVAAFTHLYMPLMHRQGFVAPNLGGKPPEASPGGFVMDSQPGLYESVLVLDYKSLYPSIIRTFLIDPVGLIEGLKHPDDSESVPGFRGARFSRTRHCLPAIVARVAEGRETAKREHNAPLSQALKIIMNAFYGVLGSSGCRFFDTRLASSITLRGHEIMLRTRQLIEAQGHAVIYGDTDSTFVWLRRPHGQAEAAQIGHVLVDHVNQWWREHVKQEYGLESALELQFETHYKRFLMPTIRGAEEGSKKRYAGLVTRADGTDEMVYKGLETVRTDWSPLARQFQQELYLRIFNRKPYQDYVRDYVRKTLAGEFDERLIYRKRLRRTLDDYQRNVPPHVRAARIADDYNDQQGRPRQYQNGGWISYVITVVGPEPLEIRSAPIDYDHYVTRQLQPVADAILPFVDDDFSTLIGGQLGLF is encoded by the coding sequence GTGGATTTACAGCAGGGCTTCGTCCTGACCCGGCATTGGCGAGATACCCCGGCCGGCACGGAAGTCGAGTTCTGGCTGGCGACCGATGCCGGTCCCCGGCGCATCCGCCTGCCGCATCAACCGTCGGTTGCGTTCATTCCTGCAGCCCAACGCGAGCAAGCTGAAGCGCTGCTGCGCGGCGAGAAAAACGTCGAGCTGAAGCCCTTGGCACTTCTGGACTTCGAACACCGACCGGTGCTCGGCCTGTATTGCCAGCAGCACGGCCAGTTGATGCGCCTGGAAACGGCGCTGCGCAGATCAGGCATCGATGTATTCGAAGCCGACATCCGCCCGCCGGAACGCTACATGATGGAGCGTTTCATCACCGCGCCCGTTTTGTTCGGCGGCACGCCCGGCGCCGACGGCCTGCTGCTCGATGCGCAAATGAAACCCGACCCCGGCTATCGACCGAAGCTCAGGCTGGTCTCGCTGGACATCGAAACCACCGCTCAGGGCGAACTGTATTCCATCGCCCTGGAAGGCTGCGGCGAGCGGCAGGTGTATATGCTCGGGCCGCCCAATGGCGATGACAGTGCGGTGGATTTCCAGCTCGAATACTGCGACTCACGAACCCTGCTGCTGAAAAAGCTCAATGAATGGTTCGCCCGGCACGACCCCGACGCCATCATCGGCTGGAACGTCGTGCAGTTCGATCTGCGCGTACTGCACGAACATGCTCGTCGCTTGGCGGTGCCGCTGAAGCTGGGGCGTGGCGGTGAAGAAATGCAATGGCGCGAGCACGGCAATGGCAAGCATTACTTCGCGGCAGCCGCCGGCCGGTTGATCATCGATGGCATCGAGTCGCTGCGTTCGGCGACCTGGAGCTTCCCCTCGTTCAGCCTGGAAAACGTCGCGCAAACCCTGTTGGGCGAGGGCAAGTCGATCGACAACCCGTACCAGCGCATGGACGAAATCAATCGCATGTTCGCCGAGGACAAACCGGCCCTGGCGAAGTACAACCTCAAGGACTGCGAACTGGTGACGCGGATCTTCGCCAAGACCGAATTGCTCACCTTCCTGCTCGAGCGCGCCAGCGTCACCGGTTTGCCGGCGGACCGCAGCGGTGGCTCGGTGGCGGCGTTCACTCACCTGTATATGCCGTTGATGCACCGGCAGGGCTTTGTCGCACCGAACCTCGGCGGCAAACCACCAGAGGCCAGCCCCGGCGGTTTTGTCATGGACTCGCAGCCGGGTCTGTACGAATCGGTGCTGGTGCTCGACTACAAAAGCCTCTATCCGTCGATCATCCGCACCTTCCTGATCGACCCGGTGGGCTTGATCGAAGGGCTCAAGCATCCCGACGACAGCGAGTCGGTGCCGGGCTTTCGTGGTGCACGATTCTCAAGAACCCGGCATTGCCTGCCGGCCATCGTCGCCCGGGTCGCCGAAGGCCGTGAAACCGCCAAGCGCGAACACAATGCGCCGCTGTCCCAGGCGCTGAAGATCATCATGAATGCGTTCTACGGCGTGCTGGGCTCCAGCGGTTGCCGCTTCTTCGATACACGGCTGGCCTCGTCCATCACCTTGCGCGGACACGAGATCATGTTGCGCACCCGCCAGTTGATCGAAGCTCAAGGCCACGCGGTGATCTACGGCGACACCGACTCCACTTTCGTCTGGCTGCGCCGCCCCCACGGTCAAGCCGAAGCGGCGCAGATCGGCCACGTGCTGGTGGACCACGTCAACCAGTGGTGGCGCGAGCATGTGAAGCAGGAGTACGGGCTGGAAAGTGCCCTGGAACTGCAGTTCGAAACCCACTACAAACGCTTTCTGATGCCGACCATTCGCGGCGCCGAGGAGGGCAGCAAGAAGCGCTATGCCGGATTGGTCACCCGCGCCGACGGCACTGATGAAATGGTCTACAAGGGCCTGGAAACCGTACGCACCGACTGGTCGCCGTTGGCCCGGCAATTCCAGCAGGAGTTGTACCTGCGCATCTTCAATCGCAAGCCCTATCAGGATTACGTACGTGACTATGTGCGCAAGACGTTGGCCGGTGAGTTCGACGAACGCCTGATCTACCGCAAACGCCTGCGCCGTACCCTCGACGATTATCAACGCAACGTGCCGCCCCATGTGCGCGCAGCGCGAATCGCCGACGACTACAACGACCAGCAGGGACGCCCGCGGCAATATCAGAACGGCGGCTGGATCAGTTATGTCATCACCGTCGTGGGGCCCGAGCCGCTGGAAATCCGCAGCGCGCCCATCGACTATGACCACTACGTCACCCGGCAGCTGCAACCGGTGGCGGATGCGATCCTGCCGTTCGTCGATGACGATTTCTCAACGCTGATTGGGGGGCAACTGGGCCTGTTTTGA
- a CDS encoding CBS domain-containing protein, translating to MKTVAQLLKLKAQQNQAVHTIAPHQMVLEALMVMAAKNVGALPVLKDGKVVGIISERDYARKLVLKGRSSVGTPVSDIMVSPVITVDTHQTVETCMGIMSDKRLRHLPVVENGELMGLLSIGDLVKEAIAEQAELIRQLEQYIRGE from the coding sequence ATGAAAACCGTCGCCCAACTGCTCAAGCTAAAGGCCCAACAGAATCAGGCAGTCCACACCATTGCGCCTCATCAAATGGTGCTGGAAGCGCTGATGGTGATGGCCGCGAAAAACGTCGGCGCGTTACCGGTCCTGAAGGATGGAAAGGTCGTCGGCATCATCAGCGAGCGTGACTACGCGCGCAAACTGGTGCTCAAGGGGCGCTCCTCTGTCGGCACACCGGTCAGCGACATCATGGTGTCGCCGGTGATCACCGTGGACACCCATCAAACCGTCGAAACCTGCATGGGCATCATGTCCGACAAACGCCTGCGGCACTTGCCGGTGGTGGAAAACGGCGAGCTGATGGGGTTGCTGTCGATCGGTGACCTGGTCAAGGAAGCCATTGCCGAACAGGCGGAACTGATTCGTCAGTTAGAGCAGTACATTCGCGGCGAGTGA
- a CDS encoding glutathione S-transferase N-terminal domain-containing protein yields MYQLYGHQNSGAAAIEAALELCEVPYRFIDVSSSPEAVQALEKLNPLKQIPTLQMPDGGVLTESAAILIHLGLTFPESNLLSENPLKRDQVIRGLVYIVSNCYAAIGIIDYPERWLAEADESSRENLMAGARQRLHWSWEVFADQFAGKLYLGEGAPGALDILAAVVTRWAGTREHLRTARPGFSAWLERFDRHPALAPVFARHWP; encoded by the coding sequence ATGTATCAGCTCTACGGACATCAGAACTCAGGTGCGGCCGCTATCGAGGCCGCGCTGGAACTGTGCGAGGTTCCTTATCGCTTCATTGATGTTTCATCGTCCCCGGAGGCGGTTCAGGCCTTGGAGAAGCTCAACCCGCTGAAGCAGATTCCCACCCTGCAAATGCCCGATGGCGGTGTTCTGACTGAGAGTGCGGCCATTCTGATTCATCTGGGCCTCACGTTCCCGGAGTCGAACCTGCTGTCGGAAAACCCGCTCAAGCGTGATCAGGTGATTCGGGGTCTGGTGTACATCGTCAGCAATTGCTATGCCGCCATCGGCATCATCGATTATCCCGAGCGCTGGCTGGCCGAGGCGGACGAGTCGTCCAGAGAAAACCTTATGGCCGGTGCCCGCCAGCGCCTGCACTGGAGTTGGGAGGTGTTTGCCGATCAATTCGCGGGCAAGTTGTACCTGGGCGAGGGAGCGCCGGGCGCGCTGGATATTCTGGCGGCGGTGGTGACGCGGTGGGCGGGTACCCGAGAGCACTTGCGCACCGCGCGGCCGGGGTTCTCTGCCTGGCTTGAACGCTTCGACCGGCACCCTGCATTGGCACCGGTTTTCGCCCGGCATTGGCCATAG
- a CDS encoding DUF1615 domain-containing protein, with the protein MQANRLIMSAAALLVLAGCGTQRTQEPPARKPAEVKAEIMRLLPAKTPDRQGWATDIYAAFAAQNISPTTQNLCSVLAVTEQESTFQADPRVPGLGKIARDEIDRRAAKAHIPGLLVSGALQVSSPNGKSYSDRLNAARSERELSAIFDDFIGMVPMGRTLFDGFNPVHTGGPMQVSIDFAEQQAREYPYPVDGSIRREVFTRRGGLYFGIAHLLGYPVSYKQPLYRFADFNAGWYASRNAAFQNAVSRATGIPLALDGDLVRYGSIMPGTTELAVRTLGKQLDMRNPTIRDQLEEGKGLEFEDTELYRRVFALAEQAEGRPLPRAVLPGIVLQSPKITRKLTTAWFAKRVDERYQRCMKRAGK; encoded by the coding sequence ATGCAAGCCAATCGATTGATCATGAGCGCCGCGGCACTGTTGGTTCTGGCCGGTTGCGGTACTCAACGCACGCAGGAACCGCCGGCCCGCAAGCCTGCCGAGGTCAAGGCCGAGATCATGCGTCTGCTACCGGCCAAGACACCCGACCGCCAAGGCTGGGCCACGGACATCTACGCGGCATTTGCCGCCCAGAATATTTCGCCGACCACGCAAAACCTGTGTTCGGTACTCGCGGTCACTGAGCAGGAGTCGACGTTTCAGGCTGATCCGCGGGTGCCGGGCCTGGGCAAGATCGCCCGGGACGAGATCGACCGCCGCGCCGCCAAGGCCCATATTCCCGGCCTGCTGGTGAGCGGTGCCTTGCAGGTCAGTTCACCCAATGGCAAAAGCTACAGCGACCGGCTGAATGCCGCGCGCAGCGAAAGAGAACTCAGCGCGATTTTCGATGACTTCATCGGCATGGTGCCCATGGGGCGGACGCTGTTCGATGGTTTCAACCCGGTGCACACCGGCGGGCCGATGCAGGTCAGCATCGATTTTGCCGAGCAGCAGGCGCGGGAGTATCCCTACCCGGTGGACGGCTCGATTCGCCGCGAAGTGTTTACGCGTCGCGGTGGCCTGTATTTTGGTATTGCCCACTTGCTCGGTTACCCGGTGAGCTACAAGCAGCCGCTGTATCGCTTCGCCGATTTCAACGCTGGTTGGTACGCCAGCCGCAATGCGGCGTTTCAGAACGCGGTAAGTCGGGCGACGGGCATTCCGCTGGCGCTGGATGGCGATCTGGTGCGCTACGGCTCGATCATGCCTGGCACCACGGAATTGGCGGTGCGCACTCTTGGCAAGCAATTGGACATGCGCAACCCGACCATTCGGGATCAATTGGAGGAGGGGAAAGGCCTTGAATTCGAGGACACCGAGCTTTATCGGCGGGTGTTTGCCTTGGCCGAACAGGCCGAAGGCCGGCCATTACCCCGGGCGGTGTTGCCGGGGATTGTGCTGCAAAGCCCGAAAATCACCCGCAAACTCACCACGGCGTGGTTCGCCAAGCGGGTCGATGAGCGTTATCAGCGCTGCATGAAGCGCGCGGGGAAGTGA
- a CDS encoding Gfo/Idh/MocA family protein, with product MQAAKPFRVGMIGAGYMAKLHSLSMNNLAGYTEDPADRFDLVRIVDTDAQAAEREATRWGWSEHGTDWKTVTRDPSIDVVDIATPNDSHHEICLDAFAHGKHVICEKPLSVNSEFAAEMARKAHASGRVHMVNFTYRAWPAIAQARALIKSGAIGNVRHFEGHFFQDHNNDPTIPLHWRFKKGPAGAGALGDVGAHIIDLARFLVGEVDSVVATTQRFIQERPLPHDRSQKGQVEVDDLAAAMVQFENGATGTIKASWALPGFKNDVYFVVVGDKGAVRFSWERSNELQFFDSADPQPISGYRTIPLGRAHPGAELFWFPALGGDLGVGVTAQGMGYGDAFTLSFRHFINALKTGESPAPNFVDGLRCCEIIDAILASAEQGRWVKVHRTIID from the coding sequence ATGCAAGCAGCAAAGCCTTTTCGAGTAGGTATGATCGGCGCCGGGTACATGGCGAAACTGCACAGCCTTTCAATGAACAATCTGGCCGGTTACACCGAAGATCCCGCCGACCGTTTCGACCTGGTGCGCATCGTCGACACCGATGCCCAGGCCGCAGAACGTGAAGCAACTCGCTGGGGCTGGTCCGAACACGGTACCGACTGGAAAACCGTGACCCGCGATCCATCGATCGACGTGGTGGACATTGCTACGCCAAACGACTCACACCATGAAATCTGTCTCGATGCCTTCGCCCATGGAAAGCATGTCATTTGTGAAAAACCGTTGTCAGTCAACAGCGAATTCGCTGCCGAAATGGCCCGCAAGGCGCACGCTTCGGGCCGGGTTCATATGGTCAATTTCACCTACCGCGCCTGGCCGGCCATCGCTCAGGCTCGTGCGTTGATCAAAAGCGGTGCCATCGGCAATGTCCGGCATTTCGAGGGGCACTTCTTCCAGGATCACAACAACGACCCGACCATTCCTCTGCACTGGCGCTTCAAAAAAGGCCCGGCCGGCGCCGGCGCACTCGGCGATGTGGGTGCACATATCATCGACCTGGCGCGCTTTCTGGTCGGTGAAGTGGACAGCGTCGTGGCAACCACCCAGCGCTTTATCCAGGAACGTCCGCTGCCACATGACCGCAGCCAGAAAGGTCAGGTCGAGGTGGATGATCTGGCGGCGGCGATGGTCCAGTTCGAAAATGGCGCCACCGGCACGATCAAAGCGAGCTGGGCCCTGCCCGGTTTCAAAAATGACGTGTACTTCGTGGTGGTCGGCGACAAAGGCGCTGTGCGCTTCAGCTGGGAGCGCAGCAACGAGCTGCAGTTTTTCGACAGCGCCGACCCACAACCTATCTCCGGGTACAGGACCATCCCGCTCGGCAGGGCTCATCCCGGCGCCGAACTGTTCTGGTTCCCCGCTCTGGGTGGCGACTTGGGCGTCGGTGTAACCGCTCAGGGCATGGGTTATGGCGATGCATTCACCTTGAGTTTCCGGCATTTCATCAACGCCCTTAAAACCGGCGAATCGCCGGCACCGAATTTCGTCGACGGCCTGCGCTGCTGCGAAATCATCGATGCGATTTTGGCTTCGGCCGAGCAAGGACGCTGGGTAAAGGTCCACCGCACGATAATCGACTGA
- a CDS encoding sedoheptulose 7-phosphate cyclase: MDNLNSQQAPQRRPHIASPLPKCSDLTWRMHARQEVNYSVSLNTGLLKHTNATLAYGCGANGVQPVRRLVVIDARVNELYGDEFRAYFEAWKIQVVWKVMSGDEAFKTMDHTIEVAQAMAAANLLRRNEVVIGIGGGVLLDVVGFASSLYRRGIPYIRIPTTLMGQIDAGIGIKTGVNHDDYKNRLGTYYAPSSAFIDPYFLQSMDQRHISNGVAEIIKMALIKDRELFELLEEMSSHLTPKAFASNDPRIKEIMSRAIAGMLAELEPNLWEAELARCVDYGHTFSPSLELLAEPALLHGEAVAVDMALCVALAAGRGLLSCVDADRAIDLIEVAGLPVSHPVFNLQLLEKSLIDTIKHRDGLQRIPLSEGIGQTAFVNDVTSAELAQALVWIEQRESRSSEQSCVA; the protein is encoded by the coding sequence ATGGATAACTTGAATTCGCAGCAAGCCCCGCAACGTCGTCCGCACATTGCCAGCCCGCTGCCCAAATGTTCCGATCTGACCTGGCGCATGCATGCCCGGCAAGAGGTCAATTACAGCGTCTCGTTGAACACCGGTCTGCTCAAGCACACCAATGCCACGCTGGCTTATGGTTGCGGTGCCAACGGCGTGCAACCGGTCAGGCGGCTGGTGGTCATCGATGCGCGAGTCAACGAGCTTTACGGTGACGAATTCCGCGCCTATTTCGAGGCCTGGAAAATCCAGGTGGTCTGGAAAGTCATGTCTGGCGATGAAGCGTTCAAGACCATGGACCATACCATCGAAGTGGCACAGGCCATGGCGGCGGCCAATCTGCTGCGGCGCAATGAAGTGGTGATCGGCATCGGTGGCGGGGTGCTGCTTGACGTGGTGGGATTCGCGTCGAGCCTTTATCGCCGTGGCATTCCTTACATTCGTATCCCCACAACGCTAATGGGCCAGATCGATGCCGGTATCGGCATCAAGACCGGCGTCAATCACGACGACTATAAAAATCGCCTGGGCACCTATTACGCGCCGTCATCTGCGTTCATCGACCCCTACTTCCTGCAATCGATGGACCAGCGACACATTTCCAACGGTGTGGCGGAAATCATCAAAATGGCCCTGATCAAGGACCGCGAGCTGTTCGAATTGCTCGAAGAAATGTCTTCGCACCTGACACCCAAGGCGTTCGCCTCAAACGATCCCCGGATCAAGGAGATCATGTCCAGGGCTATTGCCGGGATGCTGGCTGAACTGGAGCCTAACCTCTGGGAGGCCGAACTGGCCCGCTGCGTGGACTATGGCCATACCTTCAGCCCGTCCCTGGAACTGTTGGCGGAACCGGCACTGTTACATGGTGAGGCGGTCGCGGTGGACATGGCGCTCTGCGTGGCACTGGCTGCGGGCCGGGGCTTGTTGTCCTGTGTTGACGCGGATCGGGCCATTGACCTGATTGAAGTGGCAGGTTTGCCGGTGTCGCATCCGGTGTTCAACCTCCAGCTTCTGGAGAAATCCTTGATCGATACGATCAAGCACCGTGATGGACTGCAACGGATTCCACTGTCCGAAGGCATCGGCCAGACCGCATTTGTCAACGACGTCACAAGCGCAGAGTTGGCCCAAGCGTTGGTCTGGATCGAACAGCGTGAAAGCCGCTCCTCCGAACAAAGCTGTGTAGCGTGA